In Streptantibioticus cattleyicolor NRRL 8057 = DSM 46488, a genomic segment contains:
- a CDS encoding non-ribosomal peptide synthetase produces the protein MMSARYPRTAADWTARIEGVSGERCDLEMLLKDEWRNRIAVRDDDPGVRATRRRELAIGGPVHQALRRASGDGVSVAAFALATLHSVMRAYGHGNRTVAALVDATGTDDMRRARVLPVIVDHEAQGRLSRAAAVREIDAELRHRDAWTAPDALLQRGLFDMLLVLADREIPPAELPSAPLAVIVRDAADEGCLRWTMAYAGELFEDRTIAGVLDVVREVFGQYVTGPAEPVAGIELASAEQRERLREWNATDGDFPADVRLEDLFTRAARRSPDQQAVVFGDTTLTYRTVDERSDRLARWLIGPEVGVAPQELIGLYLDKSDLGVVATLGIWKAGAAYVPIDPAYPAERVRFTVGDTGLTAVVTNRHHAERLREILGDRHAGVRVIEIETVLARSAADPSPGDLPRPEVSSRHLAYVTYTSGTTGVPKGVPKYHDSVVNSITDLSERYDMRRPGEERVALFASYVFEPHLRQTLIALINSQTLVIVPEDVRLDPDRFPAYIERHRVTYLNATGSVLHHFDLRRCTSLKKLLLVGEELTAAGLRRLRETFSGRIVNEYAFTEAAFVTAVKEFAPGVTERPDRSIGRPVRNVKWYVLSQNLKQLPIGAIGELYIGGCGVAPGYLNRDELTAERFLANPYQSERDKARGMNARLYRTGDLARMLPSGEVEFMGRGDFQLKLNGVRVEPGEIEARATEYPGVRRCVVVAREGTAGTGERHLVGYYVTEPAAEVTEEELLAFLEQRLIRIMVPARMVRMDAIPVNVNGKADWRALPEVDLARPGGAAADGGAAGGVLGRLREIWSAVLGVPAGRIGDGDDFFRLGGQSISCILLVARIRRQLGVFVGVEDVFELRTLEKLAHHLERRERHTPAPDPGPDAVPEPADGEPVRLLAGGLQQGLLYHALKRRHGDDAYVMQSVHRYHCRIDPELMREAWQHARRKYPALRLRFEWDGEPLQVVDNDDKPFDWRYVDLSGTADPGEQDARIRGLQERDRTEPYDPGAGRLFRVYLIKQRADLFSLILSCHHIILDGWSLPVLHDDVHRMYLRLLRGEEIEPAVDGAYLAAQRHWAARRGDHVGYWTRQVERIDERGDFAGLVKEDIRYQVALGEYDHVREHRTRRLALGAETTAALKAVCAAHQVTLHSVLQFVWHQVLHAIGGGNTTVVGTIVSGRDPHVDGIENSVGLFINTLPLIVDHDDQETGSVADALGGIQAAVNTMNARCTVELGRLETGGMKRRLFDTLLVLENYPRLLAEDEERAHRELLRYEKAYDADKVDYPLAVVAREEDDELTVTLWYAGELFDDTTVETLLDVARTLFVQVAEDVTRPVAELELVPAAMIGRFDAWNRTRAAFPADRTLHGIFEEMAAAWPDETAVVYRDTSLTYRQLNERANRLAHHLLSVARLRPGDLVGLVLDKSELMITAILAVWKTGAAYVPVDPGYPDDRISFMLQDTSARLVVTNHVHGDRLRALPDTDGLPVLDVERLPLDEHPAHDPVTAVTATDLAYAIYTSGTTGRPKAVLVEHQGVVNLQVSLAKIFGLDKGAGDEALLSFSNYVFDHFVEQMTDALLNGQKLVVLDDTMRTDAERLYKYINDHDVTYLSGTPSVLSLYDWSTTTSLTRIDAIGEDFTEPVFNKIRGTFPGTIINGYGPTEISITSHKRPYAPGERRSTKSIGHPVANTTAYVLDRHLRRVPVGGMGELYIGGVGVTRGYLNRDELTAERFIANPFQTPREKAAGYNARLYRTGDLVRWLPGGELECLGRTDLQVKIRGQRVELGEVEAALSSYPGVTRALVVAREHHAAGFTAPQKYLVGFYVCDRDLDEHEVKQWMRGKLPEAVVPSRVLRITDIPVTPSGKLDTRRLPETDFASGDGVAYVAPSDDVEARLCGIWSTVLGVPAERVGVRDDFFALGGDSLRAMVLAQAVTTAFGRGLGVATVLQHTTLGAQARHIRQAAARADDEDLRPAAGTGRVPVSPAQERLLFIDEFEGGTAAYNIPFALRIATGDTDRITRALHTLLRRHPALRTLLRTDEDGVRRQHVMPAEEASAGFDVPVRTVDGEAELDERLVEGSGHVFRPAEELPVRAELFRLAGARESTYLGLVFHHTCFDGWSWNTFREELAALLRGVPETQLPPVRGTYAEFAVWQRQHLTGSRTAELTEFWTGALAGYETVRLPLDRPRPARFDYRGREIEFALDEPVTRALRALAGSARVSLYSVLLGAWCLTLHVYTGQDDFVVGTPSANRGRPEFDRTVGFFANLLALRVRVETGATLAEYVRAVGAGVVAAQVHGELPFEQLVKELDPRKDPSRHPVLQVNFTLRKDAGTTDEGSALSDYTPDAGGWTTTKFDLSATLTETAEGLTGNLTYAASLFEDDSAHGFITTFRHVLREFARLSSGGGEQSRLTEVGYVDVTPPSVTGATDGTPVPAAPRTLHEVFAETAAVWPDRTAVVCGDVELTYRQLDERADALAHQLRSVVALRPGELVGLVLDKSELMVVAILAVWKAGAAYLPIDPGYPDDRISFMLQDTGARLVVANHVHGERLRTLPATGGLPVLDVERLPLDGHPASAPVTEVTAADPAYAIYTSGTTGRPKAVLVPHRAVDSFRRQLTGRYFGGPDTSREGVLFLANYVFDFSVEQLALSVLAGHALVVPPVSPADDDGFADYANRAGVTYLSGTPTQIQQLDLARLTGLRCVLVAGEAFHERHFAKIRAEFSGPIVNAYGTTETAVYNTVRRFEPGEPYRNSLGAPLGNTRLYVLGAGMRPLPPGAVGELYLAGECVTDGYLNRPELTRERFLPNPLRTEAERAAGRYPVVYRTGDLVRLTRDGELRYVGRNDAQVKIHGVRVEPGEVESVLAGCPGIGECAVVAAPDERSPDGRRLVAYYVAEPGAAVDEDAVFTALRARLMAAMVPSLLVRLDGPLPMTVNGKLDAKALPAPSGSARRAAYAPPRSRTEARLCRLWGDHLPGDTVGIDDDFFRSGGDSISALHLAGRMQRELGRRVGVKDIFDFPTVRRLADNVLAAPEDGPGTGDAGEAAPEARPVGEAPLLPVQEWFFAKPLTDRAWWNQTFAVRVPPLDVARLREAVTRLIGHHDAFRLRYTTSGTQVTQSYQADDPRTVLHELDVSGLGDEEIRRRLARWQSGFDLAHGPLHSVAYLHGFPDGGARVWFALHHLIVDTVSWHILAQDLEILYHGGRLEEKTSSYRQWAEALRRYVAEEDERRMWAEVTGDLAAGWPEALTPAAGAVTGHQEFALSAAETRTLLTESHWAYDTTMNDLLLTATGYALRSVTGRAAHHVTVEGHGRERFAGAPEVRDTVGWFTTMHPLTVTADPDDIAGSVLATKAAGRRVPHHGIGYGALFGRYGGDRAPLPPVSFNYLGRVSGAAPRARTGWQLDPALCGADVSGRDRGADRSALDVTMWCADGRLVTAVDSRLDPAVTERFTTELRSWLERLTAHTSTVAGEEAPARRTGPLTAPEDGFDPYILIDDGQAERTLFVFPPGEGGAESYLSNIAQRLPGYRLVLFNNVHLHTPMESFEALARYHLDHIRRLQPSGSYSFLGWSFGGVLAVEVSLQLARAGEKIDNLFLIDPYFDVRHASARIGLPADEDILDPINYHYTPDPADLERLGARVGSLVLFKAGEVNDVVRDDRQRRLFAFYQRSSCNGLDALLPAGSIEVRPLPGATHHSWVRDERLVAGICERVAASLSDAWSARR, from the coding sequence ATGATGTCAGCACGGTACCCGAGGACCGCGGCGGACTGGACTGCCCGCATCGAAGGAGTCTCCGGTGAGCGCTGCGACCTGGAGATGCTGCTCAAGGACGAGTGGCGCAACAGGATCGCGGTGCGCGACGACGACCCCGGTGTCCGGGCCACCCGGCGGCGGGAGTTGGCGATCGGCGGCCCCGTCCACCAGGCGCTGCGCCGGGCGTCGGGCGACGGGGTGTCGGTGGCGGCGTTCGCGCTGGCCACGCTGCACAGCGTGATGCGCGCGTACGGGCACGGCAACCGCACGGTGGCGGCGCTGGTCGACGCCACCGGCACGGACGACATGCGGCGGGCCCGGGTGCTTCCGGTGATCGTGGACCACGAGGCGCAGGGCCGGCTCAGCCGTGCGGCGGCGGTACGGGAGATCGACGCGGAGCTGCGGCACCGGGACGCCTGGACGGCCCCCGACGCGCTGTTGCAGCGGGGCCTGTTCGACATGCTGCTGGTGCTCGCCGACCGGGAGATCCCGCCGGCCGAACTGCCGTCGGCCCCGCTCGCCGTGATCGTCCGGGACGCCGCGGACGAGGGGTGTCTGCGGTGGACGATGGCCTACGCGGGCGAGCTGTTCGAGGACCGGACGATCGCCGGGGTGCTCGACGTGGTCCGCGAGGTGTTCGGCCAGTACGTCACCGGGCCCGCGGAACCGGTGGCCGGCATCGAGCTGGCATCGGCGGAGCAACGCGAGCGGCTGCGCGAGTGGAACGCCACCGACGGCGACTTCCCGGCGGACGTGCGCCTGGAGGACCTGTTCACGCGGGCCGCCCGGCGCTCCCCGGACCAGCAGGCCGTGGTCTTCGGCGACACCACGCTGACGTACCGGACGGTGGACGAGCGGTCCGACCGGCTCGCGCGGTGGCTGATCGGCCCCGAGGTGGGGGTGGCGCCGCAGGAGCTGATCGGGCTGTACCTCGACAAGAGCGACCTGGGGGTGGTCGCCACCCTCGGGATCTGGAAGGCGGGCGCCGCCTACGTGCCGATCGACCCGGCGTACCCGGCCGAACGGGTCCGGTTCACCGTCGGCGACACCGGTCTCACCGCCGTCGTCACCAACCGCCACCACGCGGAGCGGCTGCGGGAGATCCTCGGCGACCGCCATGCCGGCGTCCGCGTCATCGAGATCGAGACCGTCCTCGCCCGCTCCGCCGCCGACCCGTCCCCGGGCGACCTGCCGCGGCCGGAGGTGAGCAGCCGCCACCTCGCCTACGTCACGTACACCTCCGGCACCACCGGGGTGCCCAAGGGGGTGCCCAAGTACCACGACAGCGTGGTGAACAGCATCACGGACCTGTCCGAGCGGTACGACATGCGGCGGCCCGGTGAGGAGCGGGTGGCGCTCTTCGCCTCCTACGTCTTCGAACCGCATCTGCGGCAGACCCTGATCGCGCTGATCAACTCGCAGACGCTGGTGATCGTGCCGGAGGACGTCCGCCTCGACCCCGACCGGTTCCCCGCGTACATCGAGCGCCACCGGGTGACGTACCTCAACGCCACCGGGTCGGTGCTCCACCACTTCGACCTGCGGCGCTGTACCAGCCTGAAGAAACTGCTGCTGGTCGGCGAGGAGCTGACGGCGGCCGGGCTGAGGCGGTTGCGGGAGACGTTCTCCGGGCGGATCGTCAACGAGTACGCCTTCACCGAGGCGGCGTTCGTCACGGCGGTGAAGGAGTTCGCGCCGGGGGTGACGGAGCGGCCGGACCGCAGCATCGGCCGGCCGGTGCGCAACGTGAAGTGGTACGTGCTGAGCCAGAACCTCAAGCAGTTGCCGATCGGTGCCATCGGGGAGCTGTACATCGGCGGCTGCGGGGTGGCCCCGGGCTATCTCAACCGGGACGAGCTGACGGCGGAGCGGTTCCTCGCCAACCCGTACCAGTCGGAGCGGGACAAGGCACGCGGCATGAACGCCCGGCTCTACCGCACCGGTGACCTGGCCCGGATGCTGCCCTCGGGCGAAGTGGAGTTCATGGGGCGCGGCGACTTCCAGCTGAAGCTCAACGGGGTGCGGGTGGAGCCGGGCGAGATCGAGGCGCGGGCGACCGAGTACCCGGGGGTGCGCAGGTGTGTCGTGGTGGCCCGGGAGGGGACCGCCGGCACCGGGGAGCGCCATCTGGTCGGGTACTACGTGACCGAGCCGGCGGCGGAGGTGACCGAGGAGGAGTTGCTGGCCTTCCTGGAGCAGCGGCTGATCCGCATCATGGTCCCGGCCCGCATGGTGCGGATGGACGCGATCCCGGTCAACGTCAACGGCAAGGCCGACTGGCGTGCGCTGCCCGAGGTGGACCTGGCCCGGCCGGGCGGCGCGGCGGCGGACGGGGGTGCGGCCGGTGGTGTCCTCGGCCGGCTGCGGGAGATCTGGAGCGCGGTTCTGGGGGTGCCGGCCGGGCGGATCGGCGACGGCGACGACTTCTTCCGGCTCGGCGGCCAGTCCATCTCGTGCATCCTGCTGGTGGCCCGCATCCGGCGGCAGCTGGGGGTCTTCGTCGGCGTCGAGGACGTCTTCGAGCTGAGGACCCTGGAGAAGCTGGCACACCACCTGGAGCGGCGGGAACGCCACACCCCCGCGCCGGATCCCGGCCCGGACGCCGTACCGGAGCCGGCCGACGGCGAGCCCGTCCGGCTGCTCGCCGGCGGCCTCCAGCAGGGGCTGCTCTACCACGCCCTCAAGCGCAGGCACGGCGACGACGCCTACGTCATGCAGTCGGTGCACCGCTACCACTGCCGTATCGACCCGGAGCTGATGCGTGAGGCATGGCAGCACGCCCGCCGCAAGTACCCCGCGCTGCGGCTGCGTTTCGAGTGGGACGGCGAACCGCTCCAGGTCGTCGACAACGACGACAAGCCGTTCGACTGGCGGTACGTCGACCTGAGCGGGACGGCCGACCCCGGCGAACAGGACGCCCGCATCCGGGGGTTGCAGGAGCGCGACCGCACCGAGCCGTACGACCCCGGTGCCGGGCGGCTGTTCCGGGTGTACCTGATCAAGCAGCGTGCCGACCTGTTCTCGCTGATCCTCAGCTGCCACCACATCATCCTGGACGGGTGGAGCCTGCCGGTGCTCCACGACGACGTGCACCGGATGTACCTGCGGCTGCTGCGGGGCGAGGAGATCGAGCCGGCGGTGGACGGCGCGTACCTGGCGGCGCAGCGGCACTGGGCGGCGCGCCGCGGTGACCACGTCGGGTACTGGACGCGCCAGGTGGAGCGTATCGACGAACGCGGTGACTTCGCCGGGCTGGTCAAGGAGGACATCCGGTACCAGGTCGCGCTGGGCGAGTACGACCACGTGCGGGAGCACCGCACGCGCAGGCTGGCGCTCGGCGCGGAGACCACCGCCGCGCTCAAGGCGGTGTGCGCCGCCCACCAGGTCACCTTGCACTCGGTGCTCCAGTTCGTCTGGCACCAGGTGCTGCATGCCATCGGCGGTGGCAACACCACGGTGGTGGGCACCATCGTCTCCGGGCGCGACCCGCACGTCGACGGCATCGAGAACTCGGTGGGCCTGTTCATCAACACCCTGCCGCTGATCGTCGACCACGACGACCAGGAGACCGGGAGCGTGGCCGACGCGCTCGGCGGTATCCAGGCCGCGGTGAACACCATGAACGCCAGGTGCACGGTGGAGCTGGGGCGGCTGGAGACCGGCGGGATGAAGCGGCGGCTCTTCGACACGCTGCTGGTCCTGGAGAACTATCCGCGGCTGCTCGCCGAGGACGAGGAGCGGGCCCACCGCGAACTGCTCCGCTACGAGAAGGCGTACGACGCCGACAAGGTCGACTACCCCCTGGCGGTCGTCGCGCGGGAGGAGGACGACGAGCTGACGGTCACCTTGTGGTACGCGGGCGAGCTGTTCGACGACACCACCGTCGAGACGCTGCTGGACGTGGCGCGTACCCTGTTCGTCCAGGTCGCCGAGGACGTCACGCGTCCGGTGGCGGAACTGGAGCTGGTCCCGGCCGCGATGATCGGGCGCTTCGACGCCTGGAACCGCACCCGGGCCGCGTTCCCGGCCGACCGGACCCTGCACGGGATCTTCGAGGAGATGGCGGCGGCCTGGCCGGACGAGACCGCCGTGGTGTACCGCGACACCTCACTGACGTACCGTCAGCTCAACGAGCGGGCCAACCGGCTCGCGCACCACCTGCTCTCCGTCGCCCGGCTGCGCCCCGGCGACCTCGTCGGCCTGGTCCTCGACAAGAGCGAACTGATGATCACCGCGATCCTGGCGGTGTGGAAGACCGGCGCCGCCTACGTGCCGGTCGACCCGGGCTACCCCGACGACCGGATCTCCTTCATGCTCCAGGACACCAGCGCCCGCCTGGTGGTCACCAACCACGTCCACGGCGACCGGCTGCGCGCGCTGCCGGACACCGACGGGCTGCCGGTGCTGGACGTCGAACGGCTGCCGCTGGACGAGCACCCGGCGCACGACCCGGTCACCGCAGTCACCGCCACCGACCTCGCCTACGCCATCTACACCTCCGGCACCACCGGCCGGCCCAAGGCGGTGCTCGTCGAACACCAGGGTGTCGTCAACCTCCAGGTGTCCCTGGCGAAGATCTTCGGACTGGACAAGGGCGCCGGCGACGAGGCGCTGCTGTCGTTCTCCAACTACGTCTTCGACCACTTCGTCGAGCAGATGACCGACGCCCTGCTCAACGGCCAGAAGCTGGTGGTGCTCGACGACACGATGCGCACCGACGCCGAGCGGCTGTACAAGTACATCAACGACCACGACGTCACCTACCTGTCCGGCACGCCGTCGGTGCTGTCGCTCTACGACTGGTCCACCACCACCTCGCTGACCCGCATCGACGCGATCGGCGAGGACTTCACCGAGCCGGTGTTCAACAAGATCCGCGGAACGTTCCCCGGCACGATCATCAACGGGTACGGGCCCACCGAGATCTCCATCACCAGCCACAAGCGGCCGTACGCGCCCGGTGAGCGGCGGTCCACCAAGAGCATCGGCCATCCGGTGGCCAACACCACGGCCTACGTGCTCGACAGGCACCTGCGGCGGGTGCCGGTCGGCGGCATGGGCGAGCTGTACATCGGCGGCGTCGGCGTCACCCGCGGCTACCTCAACCGCGACGAGCTGACCGCCGAACGCTTCATCGCCAACCCGTTCCAGACCCCGCGGGAGAAGGCGGCGGGGTACAACGCACGGCTGTACCGCACCGGCGACCTGGTGCGGTGGCTTCCGGGCGGCGAGCTGGAGTGCCTGGGCCGCACCGACCTCCAGGTCAAGATCCGCGGTCAGCGCGTCGAACTCGGCGAGGTGGAGGCGGCGTTGTCCTCCTACCCCGGGGTGACCCGGGCGCTGGTGGTCGCCCGCGAACACCACGCGGCGGGGTTCACCGCGCCGCAGAAGTACCTCGTCGGCTTCTACGTCTGCGACCGCGACCTGGACGAGCACGAGGTCAAGCAGTGGATGCGGGGCAAACTGCCCGAGGCGGTGGTGCCCTCACGGGTGCTGCGGATCACCGACATCCCGGTGACCCCCAGCGGCAAGCTGGACACCCGGCGCCTGCCGGAGACGGACTTCGCCTCCGGTGACGGCGTGGCGTACGTGGCGCCCTCCGACGACGTCGAGGCGAGGCTGTGCGGCATCTGGTCCACCGTGCTCGGCGTACCGGCGGAACGGGTCGGCGTCCGTGACGACTTCTTCGCGCTCGGCGGCGACAGCCTGCGCGCGATGGTGCTCGCCCAGGCCGTCACCACCGCCTTCGGGCGTGGACTGGGGGTCGCCACCGTCCTCCAGCACACCACGCTCGGCGCCCAGGCCCGGCACATCCGGCAGGCCGCGGCCCGCGCCGACGACGAAGACCTCCGCCCGGCGGCCGGCACCGGCCGGGTGCCGGTGTCGCCGGCCCAGGAACGCCTGCTGTTCATCGACGAGTTCGAGGGCGGCACCGCCGCGTACAACATCCCGTTCGCGCTGCGGATCGCCACCGGTGACACCGATCGGATCACCCGCGCGCTGCACACCCTGCTGCGCCGCCACCCCGCGCTGCGCACGCTGCTGCGCACCGACGAGGACGGCGTCCGCCGCCAGCACGTGATGCCGGCCGAGGAGGCGTCCGCCGGGTTCGACGTGCCGGTGCGCACCGTCGACGGCGAGGCGGAACTGGACGAGCGGCTCGTCGAAGGCTCCGGACACGTCTTCCGGCCCGCCGAGGAACTGCCGGTGCGGGCGGAGCTGTTCCGGCTCGCCGGGGCACGGGAGAGCACGTATCTGGGCCTGGTGTTCCACCACACCTGTTTCGACGGGTGGTCGTGGAACACCTTCCGCGAGGAGCTGGCGGCCCTGCTGCGCGGGGTGCCGGAGACACAGCTGCCACCGGTCCGGGGCACGTACGCGGAGTTCGCGGTGTGGCAGCGGCAGCATCTGACCGGATCGCGGACGGCCGAGCTGACGGAGTTCTGGACCGGGGCCCTGGCCGGGTACGAGACGGTCCGGCTGCCGCTGGACCGTCCGCGTCCGGCCCGGTTCGACTACCGGGGCCGGGAGATCGAGTTCGCCCTCGACGAGCCGGTCACGCGGGCGCTGCGGGCGCTGGCCGGGTCGGCCCGGGTGAGCCTGTACAGCGTGCTGCTGGGTGCGTGGTGTCTGACGCTGCACGTGTACACCGGCCAGGACGACTTCGTGGTCGGTACGCCGTCGGCCAACCGGGGGCGGCCGGAGTTCGACCGTACCGTGGGGTTCTTCGCCAACCTGCTCGCGCTGCGGGTGCGGGTGGAGACCGGGGCCACGCTGGCGGAGTACGTCAGGGCGGTCGGCGCCGGTGTGGTGGCGGCGCAGGTCCACGGTGAGCTGCCGTTCGAGCAGCTGGTCAAGGAGCTGGATCCGCGCAAGGACCCCAGCCGGCACCCCGTGCTCCAGGTCAACTTCACGCTGCGGAAGGACGCCGGGACCACGGACGAGGGGTCGGCGCTGAGCGACTACACGCCGGACGCCGGGGGGTGGACGACCACCAAGTTCGACCTGTCGGCCACCCTCACCGAGACCGCGGAAGGCCTGACCGGCAACCTCACGTACGCCGCGTCCCTCTTCGAGGACGACAGCGCGCACGGCTTCATCACCACCTTCCGGCACGTCCTGCGGGAGTTCGCCCGCCTCTCCTCCGGCGGCGGCGAACAGTCCCGGCTGACGGAGGTCGGGTACGTCGACGTCACCCCGCCGTCCGTCACCGGCGCGACCGACGGCACGCCGGTCCCGGCAGCTCCTCGCACGCTCCACGAGGTCTTCGCGGAGACGGCGGCGGTCTGGCCGGACAGGACGGCGGTGGTCTGCGGAGACGTGGAGTTGACGTACCGTCAGCTCGATGAGCGGGCCGACGCGCTGGCGCACCAGCTGCGGTCCGTGGTGGCGTTGCGCCCGGGCGAGCTGGTGGGTCTGGTGCTGGACAAGAGCGAGCTGATGGTCGTCGCGATCCTGGCGGTGTGGAAGGCCGGGGCGGCGTACCTGCCGATCGACCCGGGCTACCCCGACGACCGGATCTCCTTCATGCTCCAGGACACCGGCGCCCGTCTGGTGGTCGCCAACCACGTCCACGGCGAGCGGCTGCGTACGCTGCCCGCGACCGGAGGGCTGCCGGTGCTGGACGTCGAACGGCTGCCGCTCGACGGGCACCCGGCGTCCGCCCCGGTCACCGAGGTCACCGCCGCCGACCCGGCCTACGCGATCTACACCTCCGGCACCACCGGCCGGCCCAAGGCGGTGCTGGTCCCGCACCGGGCGGTGGACAGCTTCCGGCGGCAGCTGACCGGCCGCTACTTCGGCGGCCCGGACACCTCCCGCGAGGGCGTGCTCTTCCTGGCCAACTACGTCTTCGACTTCTCCGTCGAGCAGTTGGCGCTGTCGGTGCTGGCCGGCCACGCACTCGTCGTTCCCCCGGTCTCCCCCGCCGACGACGACGGTTTCGCCGACTACGCCAACCGGGCCGGGGTGACGTACCTGAGCGGTACGCCCACCCAGATCCAGCAGCTCGACCTGGCGCGGCTGACCGGGCTGCGCTGCGTGCTGGTCGCCGGGGAGGCGTTCCACGAGCGCCACTTCGCCAAGATCCGCGCGGAGTTCTCCGGGCCGATAGTCAACGCCTACGGGACCACGGAGACGGCCGTGTACAACACGGTCCGGCGCTTCGAGCCCGGTGAGCCCTACCGGAACAGCCTCGGCGCACCGCTCGGCAACACCCGGCTGTACGTGCTCGGCGCAGGCATGCGTCCGCTGCCCCCGGGGGCCGTCGGTGAGCTGTACCTGGCCGGTGAGTGCGTCACCGACGGATACCTCAACCGGCCGGAACTCACCCGGGAACGGTTTCTTCCCAACCCGCTGCGCACCGAGGCCGAGCGCGCGGCCGGCCGGTACCCGGTGGTCTACCGCACCGGTGACCTGGTACGGCTGACCCGGGACGGCGAGCTGCGGTACGTGGGGCGCAACGACGCGCAGGTCAAGATCCACGGAGTGCGGGTCGAGCCCGGCGAGGTGGAGTCGGTGCTGGCCGGCTGCCCGGGGATCGGCGAGTGCGCCGTCGTCGCCGCGCCGGACGAACGCTCACCGGACGGCAGGCGGCTGGTCGCCTACTACGTGGCGGAGCCCGGCGCGGCCGTGGACGAGGACGCGGTCTTCACCGCGCTGCGGGCCCGGCTGATGGCGGCCATGGTGCCGTCGCTGCTGGTCCGGCTGGACGGGCCGCTGCCGATGACCGTCAACGGCAAGCTGGACGCCAAGGCGCTGCCGGCTCCGTCCGGGTCGGCGCGGCGCGCGGCGTACGCGCCCCCGCGCAGCCGTACCGAGGCCCGGCTGTGCCGGTTGTGGGGCGACCACCTGCCCGGTGACACGGTCGGCATCGACGACGACTTCTTCCGGTCGGGCGGTGACAGCATCAGCGCCCTGCACCTGGCCGGCCGGATGCAGCGTGAACTGGGCCGCCGGGTCGGGGTCAAGGACATCTTCGACTTCCCCACCGTCCGGCGGCTGGCCGACAACGTCCTGGCCGCGCCGGAGGACGGGCCCGGCACCGGGGACGCCGGGGAGGCGGCGCCGGAGGCACGGCCGGTCGGCGAGGCCCCGCTGCTCCCGGTCCAGGAGTGGTTCTTCGCCAAACCGCTGACGGACCGCGCCTGGTGGAACCAGACCTTCGCGGTCCGCGTCCCGCCGCTCGACGTGGCCAGGCTGCGGGAGGCGGTGACGCGGCTGATCGGCCACCACGACGCGTTCCGCCTGCGGTACACCACGTCCGGCACCCAGGTCACCCAGTCCTACCAGGCGGACGATCCACGGACCGTCCTCCACGAGCTGGACGTCAGCGGCCTGGGCGACGAGGAGATCCGGCGGCGGCTCGCGCGCTGGCAGAGCGGCTTCGACCTGGCGCACGGCCCGTTGCACAGCGTGGCCTATCTGCACGGCTTCCCCGACGGCGGCGCCCGGGTCTGGTTCGCCCTGCACCACCTGATCGTGGACACCGTCAGCTGGCACATCCTCGCGCAGGACCTGGAAATCCTGTACCACGGCGGCCGGTTGGAGGAGAAGACCAGCAGCTACCGGCAGTGGGCCGAGGCGCTGCGCCGTTACGTCGCCGAGGAGGACGAGCGGCGGATGTGGGCGGAGGTGACCGGGGATCTCGCCGCGGGGTGGCCCGAGGCGCTGACCCCGGCGGCCGGTGCGGTGACCGGGCATCAGGAGTTCGCGTTGAGCGCCGCGGAGACCCGGACCCTGCTCACCGAGAGCCACTGGGCGTACGACACCACCATGAACGACCTGTTGCTGACGGCGACCGGTTACGCGCTGCGGTCGGTCACCGGGCGGGCGGCCCACCACGTCACGGTGGAGGGGCACGGCCGTGAGCGGTTCGCGGGGGCCCCGGAGGTGCGGGACACCGTCGGATGGTTCACCACGATGCATCCGCTGACCGTGACGGCCGACCCCGACGACATCGCCGGCAGCGTCCTCGCCACCAAGGCGGCCGGCCGGCGGGTGCCGCACCACGGCATCGGGTACGGCGCCCTGTTCGGCCGGTACGGCGGTGACCGGGCACCGCTGCCGCCGGTCTCCTTCAACTACCTGGGCCGGGTCTCCGGCGCGGCACCGCGGGCACGGACGGGCTGGCAGCTCGACCCCGCGCTGTGCGGTGCCGACGTCTCCGGACGCGACCGGGGCGCCGACCGGTCCGCGCTCGACGTGACGATGTGGTGTGCCGACGGCCGCCTGGTCACCGCGGTCGACAGCCGCCTGGACCCGGCCGTCACCGAGCGGTTCACCACCGAACTGCGGTCGTGGCTGGAGCGGTTGACCGCCCACACCTCGACCGTGGCCGGCGAGGAGGCACCGGCCCGGCGGACCGGCCCGCTCACCGCCCCCGAGGACGGCTTCGACCCGTACATCCTCATCGACGACGGGCAGGCCGAACGGACGCTGTTCGTCTTCCCGCCCGGCGAGGGGGGCGCCGAGAGCTATCTGAGCAACATCGCCCAGCGGCTGCCCGGTTACCGGCTGGTGCTCTTCAACAACGTGCACCTGCACACCCCGATGGAGTCCTTCGAGGCGCTGGCCCGGTACCACCTCGACCACATCCGGCGACTCCAGCCGTCCGGCTCCTACAGCTTCCTCGGCTGGAGCTTCGGCGGGGTGCTCGCGGTGGAGGTCTCGCTCCAACTGGCGCGGGCCGGGGAGAAGATCGACAACCTGTTCCTCATCGACCCGTACTTCGACGTGCGCCACGCGTCGGCCCGCATCGGGCTCCCCGCCGACGAGGACATCCTCGACCCGATCAACTACCACTACACCCCCGACCCGGCCGACCTGGAACGGCTCGGCGCCCGCGTCGGCAGCCTGGTGCTGTTCAAGGCGGGTGAGGTCAACGACGTCGTCCGCGACGACCGGCAGCGCCGGCTGTTCGCGTTCTACCAGCGGTCGTCCTGCAACGGGCTGGACGCCCTGCTGCCGGCCGGATCGATCGAGGTCCGTCCGCTGCCCGGCGCCACCCACCACTCGTGGGTACGGGACGAGCGTCTGGTGGCCGGCATCTGCGAACGGGTCGCCGCGTCGCTGTCGGACGCCTGGTCGGCGCGGCGATGA